In one window of Candidatus Sulfuricurvum sp. RIFRC-1 DNA:
- a CDS encoding host attachment protein — translation MEHNGKLIIVADMGELKSYKVQMITATNRYHLELQSDLDYIEGRQSMSETLSDDQGRFKNGSGEDHGAEHEREQRLVQQISDDISAMLSNAQPGSCYLAFPAKHHKELTSALSDRAQKALAKNIDADLVKCPVEDLLSHF, via the coding sequence ATGGAACACAATGGCAAATTGATTATCGTAGCAGATATGGGTGAACTCAAAAGTTATAAAGTGCAAATGATTACAGCAACAAACCGCTATCACTTGGAACTTCAAAGCGATTTGGATTATATCGAGGGTCGTCAAAGTATGAGTGAAACACTTAGTGATGATCAGGGCCGCTTTAAGAATGGCAGCGGAGAGGATCACGGTGCTGAGCACGAACGTGAACAGCGTTTGGTTCAACAAATCTCAGATGATATATCTGCGATGCTCTCTAACGCACAACCGGGTTCTTGTTACCTTGCATTTCCGGCTAAACATCACAAAGAGCTGACATCAGCCCTCTCCGATCGAGCACAAAAAGCTTTGGCTAAAAATATAGACGCCGATCTTGTCAAATGTCCGGTAGAGGATTTGCTCTCGCATT
- a CDS encoding class I SAM-dependent methyltransferase, translating to MTERFNQAAQGWDKGDMRQNIAHSVFQTISSRISLLNNMNIMDFGAGTGLLSFKIASMVNQVVGVDLSEKMLEQLESKNSENLCVETICQNICEEPLNKQFHGIVSSMAMHHVEDTEDLFRTFHSHLKRDGFIAIADLEAEDGTFHSHGNDGVYHFGFERSVLRQTIENAGFEHVRFHHAYTVEKETREYPIFLVTASKKP from the coding sequence ATGACGGAACGTTTTAATCAAGCTGCACAGGGGTGGGACAAAGGGGATATGCGTCAAAATATCGCCCACAGCGTCTTCCAAACCATCAGCAGCCGCATTTCATTATTAAATAATATGAATATCATGGATTTTGGTGCAGGTACCGGACTGCTTAGTTTTAAAATAGCCAGCATGGTGAATCAAGTTGTGGGTGTCGATCTCTCTGAGAAAATGTTGGAACAGCTTGAGAGTAAAAATTCTGAAAATCTATGTGTAGAAACGATCTGCCAAAATATCTGCGAAGAACCGTTAAATAAGCAGTTTCATGGAATCGTCAGTTCGATGGCAATGCACCATGTTGAGGACACGGAAGATTTATTTAGAACCTTTCATTCCCATTTAAAACGAGACGGTTTCATCGCTATCGCCGATTTAGAAGCGGAAGATGGAACGTTTCACTCTCATGGAAATGATGGAGTATACCATTTTGGATTTGAGCGCTCTGTATTGCGTCAGACGATTGAAAACGCCGGATTTGAACATGTTCGATTTCACCACGCCTATACGGTTGAAAAAGAGACACGAGAATATCCGATATTTCTTGTAACGGCATCTAAAAAACCATAA
- a CDS encoding acetolactate synthase large subunit: MQISGAQMVIEALIAEEVEVVFGYPGGAIMNVYDEIYKQRSFQHVLTRHEQAAVHAAEGYAKATGKVGVAMITSGPGFTNGVTGLADAYMDSIPLVLISGQVPMSLIGTDAFQEIDAVGISRPCTKHNYLVTDAADLPRILKEAFYIARTGRPGPVHVDIPKDVTAQIAKFDYTKEVDIETYKPTTKGNTRQIKKAMEAIASSKRPLLYLGGGIINANAAELVREFSKMTQIPAVETFMARGTLRYDDPLLISMLGMHGSYAANMAMSETDLVIGLGARFDDRVTGKLSEFAKNAQIIHVDIDPASISKLVNAHFPIVGDVKNVLEQMIPLAREQVDPKRYESWHNTIANFNKLHPLSYKEEGDRIKPQWVVERIGQLLGDGANISTDVGQHQMWTAQFYPFTRPRQWVSSGGLGTMGFGFPAAIGVKRADMDRVSINITGDGSILMNIQELMTAVEYKLPVINVILNNNFLGMVRQWQTLFYDKRHSSTDLSMQPDFVKLADAFGGVGYRVTTKDEFDAALKDAVEKNVVAIIDVAVNRFENVLPMVPAGGSLFNMMLEYKEK, encoded by the coding sequence ATGCAAATCAGCGGTGCACAGATGGTTATTGAAGCACTTATCGCCGAGGAAGTCGAAGTCGTATTCGGTTACCCCGGCGGGGCGATCATGAATGTCTATGATGAGATTTACAAACAGCGATCGTTTCAGCATGTATTGACAAGACACGAACAAGCAGCGGTACATGCCGCAGAGGGGTATGCTAAAGCTACCGGTAAAGTAGGGGTGGCGATGATTACCTCCGGTCCCGGCTTTACCAACGGTGTGACCGGATTAGCGGATGCCTACATGGACTCTATCCCTCTCGTACTGATAAGCGGTCAGGTGCCGATGTCTCTTATCGGAACCGATGCGTTCCAAGAGATCGATGCGGTCGGTATCAGCCGTCCGTGTACGAAACACAACTATCTAGTAACGGATGCGGCTGATTTGCCACGTATTCTCAAAGAGGCATTTTACATCGCTCGTACCGGTCGTCCGGGTCCCGTGCATGTCGATATTCCAAAAGACGTAACGGCACAAATCGCTAAATTTGATTACACCAAAGAGGTTGATATCGAGACGTATAAACCGACGACCAAGGGTAACACGCGTCAGATCAAAAAAGCGATGGAAGCGATCGCGAGCTCTAAACGTCCTCTCTTGTATCTCGGAGGTGGGATTATCAACGCTAATGCGGCAGAGCTGGTGCGTGAGTTCTCCAAAATGACTCAAATTCCTGCGGTAGAGACCTTTATGGCACGCGGAACGCTCCGCTATGATGATCCGTTATTGATTTCGATGCTTGGGATGCACGGCTCGTATGCGGCAAACATGGCGATGTCTGAGACCGATCTCGTTATCGGTTTGGGTGCTCGTTTTGATGACCGTGTTACCGGAAAGCTCTCTGAATTTGCGAAAAATGCGCAGATCATCCATGTTGATATCGATCCGGCGAGTATTTCAAAATTGGTCAATGCCCACTTTCCAATCGTTGGAGATGTCAAAAATGTATTGGAGCAAATGATTCCTCTTGCTCGTGAGCAAGTCGATCCTAAACGTTATGAATCATGGCATAACACCATTGCAAATTTTAACAAGCTTCATCCTCTCTCGTACAAAGAAGAGGGAGATCGCATTAAACCGCAATGGGTAGTTGAGCGTATCGGACAGCTCTTGGGTGATGGTGCCAATATCTCAACCGACGTCGGACAGCATCAGATGTGGACGGCGCAGTTTTATCCCTTTACCCGCCCTCGTCAATGGGTAAGTTCAGGGGGACTTGGAACGATGGGCTTCGGTTTTCCGGCGGCAATCGGTGTTAAACGTGCCGATATGGATCGTGTCAGTATTAACATCACGGGTGATGGCTCGATACTCATGAATATCCAAGAATTGATGACAGCGGTTGAGTATAAACTCCCGGTTATCAATGTTATCTTGAACAATAACTTCTTGGGAATGGTTCGTCAGTGGCAAACCTTGTTCTATGACAAGCGTCACTCCTCTACCGATCTTTCGATGCAGCCTGATTTTGTGAAGCTTGCCGATGCGTTCGGTGGAGTAGGGTATCGGGTAACAACCAAAGATGAATTTGATGCCGCACTCAAAGATGCGGTTGAAAAAAATGTCGTTGCGATCATTGATGTCGCTGTTAACCGATTTGAAAACGTTTTACCGATGGTTCCGGCAGGCGGATCATTATTTAATATGATGTTAGAGTACAAGGAGAAATAA
- the ilvN gene encoding acetolactate synthase small subunit — protein sequence MMEQTERRVISVIVMNEASVLSRIAGLFSGRGYNIESLTVAPIPDSKYSRITIVTAGSVRVVEQITKQLHKLIPVLRVYEHADLVETEMALVKIPMSESLGDIEALTHAYNGRIVNVGSDTMIVMISDEPSRVNHFLEAIKRFHPKEIVRSGSVALER from the coding sequence ATGATGGAACAGACAGAACGCCGCGTTATTTCCGTTATCGTAATGAATGAAGCAAGCGTACTTTCACGTATTGCAGGACTGTTTTCAGGGCGTGGATACAACATTGAATCGCTTACGGTAGCTCCGATCCCTGATTCTAAATATTCTCGTATTACCATCGTAACCGCAGGATCCGTCCGTGTGGTTGAACAAATTACGAAACAGCTGCACAAACTGATTCCGGTACTGAGAGTCTACGAACATGCCGATTTGGTTGAGACGGAGATGGCGTTGGTCAAAATTCCGATGAGTGAGTCATTGGGCGATATTGAAGCCCTTACTCACGCCTATAATGGGCGTATCGTCAATGTTGGCAGTGACACGATGATCGTAATGATCTCTGATGAACCCTCTCGTGTCAATCATTTTCTGGAAGCAATCAAACGTTTTCACCCCAAAGAGATCGTTCGCAGCGGCTCTGTGGCATTAGAGAGATAA
- the lpxD gene encoding UDP-3-O-(3-hydroxymyristoyl)glucosamine N-acyltransferase translates to MKLYEIAAFLGCNEIQDSIEITGMNTLKNAVEGEISFLSDSKYEKELSETKASAVILPASKAHLLPAGVVVLNSDEPYMYVALLSKHFAKPIQSSDLPPVIGEGTRVYPTAHIENGARIGANCTIMSGVYIGAEAVIGDDVILYPNVSVYRDCVIGNRVMIHSGTVIGSDGFGYAHTKLGEHIKLYQNGKVIIEDDVEIGANTTVDCAVFGSTIIKQGVKIDNLVQIGHNCVVGEHSIIVSQSGLAGSTTLGRNVVMGGQSATAGHLSIAPFTTLAARSGVTKSIVNKGIYSGFPLMEHKLWLRMQAKLAKMLES, encoded by the coding sequence ATGAAACTTTATGAAATAGCGGCTTTTTTAGGTTGTAATGAGATCCAGGATTCGATTGAAATTACGGGGATGAATACCCTTAAAAATGCAGTAGAGGGGGAAATATCATTCCTTTCTGACTCTAAATACGAAAAAGAGCTCTCTGAGACAAAAGCGTCTGCCGTGATCCTTCCTGCTTCAAAAGCTCATTTACTTCCTGCGGGGGTAGTGGTTCTTAATTCTGATGAGCCATATATGTATGTAGCGCTCCTCTCTAAACATTTTGCCAAACCGATACAAAGCAGTGATCTCCCTCCTGTTATTGGAGAGGGTACACGTGTTTATCCGACTGCCCATATTGAAAACGGTGCTAGAATCGGCGCTAACTGTACCATTATGAGCGGTGTTTATATTGGGGCTGAAGCGGTAATCGGCGATGATGTTATCCTTTATCCCAATGTGAGCGTTTATCGTGATTGTGTGATCGGCAATCGTGTTATGATTCATTCCGGAACGGTGATAGGCAGTGATGGTTTCGGATATGCTCACACAAAATTGGGTGAACACATCAAGCTTTATCAAAACGGTAAAGTAATTATTGAAGATGATGTAGAGATCGGTGCCAATACGACCGTGGATTGTGCAGTATTTGGTTCGACGATTATCAAGCAGGGTGTTAAAATCGATAATCTGGTTCAAATTGGGCATAATTGTGTTGTGGGCGAACACTCCATTATTGTATCGCAATCGGGACTTGCGGGCTCTACTACGCTGGGACGAAATGTTGTTATGGGTGGTCAAAGTGCTACGGCAGGACATTTAAGTATCGCTCCGTTTACAACGTTAGCCGCTCGCTCAGGTGTTACGAAAAGTATCGTTAATAAAGGTATTTATAGCGGCTTTCCTTTAATGGAACATAAATTATGGCTGAGAATGCAGGCAAAACTTGCTAAAATGTTAGAATCGTAA
- a CDS encoding pyridoxal phosphate-dependent aminotransferase has translation MLTDRVNILSESITIAISTLAQELKAQGKNILSFSAGEPDFDTPQVIKDAAIKAINDGFTKYTAVDGIPDLKAAIALKLKRDNGLEYKPNQIIANNGAKHSLYNLFACTIQAGDEVIIPAPYWVTYPELVMYCGGTVVEIMTDDASGFKITPEQLKAALTPKTKMLILTSPSNPTGAVYSQEELTALGKVLEGTNVIVASDEMYEKLIYDGEFTSAAAVSDDMFQRTVTINGLSKSVAMTGWRFGYMAAANTEIIQATKKLQSQSTSNINSITQKAAIVGLNGDADADIEAMRVQFKARRDEAVKLFNEVEGLSVLSPAGAFYLFVNIKEVSNDSMQFCKELLEEQGIAVVPGVGFGSEGYFRFSFATDIESIREGIKRIATFVANKK, from the coding sequence ATGTTAACCGATCGCGTCAATATACTCTCCGAATCGATTACCATCGCTATCTCAACGTTAGCACAAGAGCTCAAAGCGCAGGGGAAAAACATCCTCAGCTTCTCCGCCGGTGAACCTGATTTTGATACACCACAAGTGATAAAAGATGCTGCTATTAAAGCTATCAATGACGGTTTCACCAAATACACTGCGGTTGACGGAATTCCTGATCTTAAAGCAGCCATTGCACTAAAACTCAAACGTGACAACGGTCTTGAGTACAAACCAAACCAAATCATCGCCAACAACGGTGCAAAGCACTCACTCTATAATCTATTTGCCTGCACAATCCAAGCCGGTGATGAAGTGATCATTCCTGCACCATACTGGGTTACTTATCCTGAACTTGTCATGTATTGTGGTGGAACAGTCGTCGAGATTATGACAGACGATGCAAGCGGATTTAAAATTACCCCTGAGCAGCTCAAAGCAGCGTTGACACCGAAAACCAAAATGTTAATTCTCACCTCTCCGTCCAATCCGACCGGTGCCGTCTACTCACAAGAAGAGCTTACTGCTCTTGGAAAAGTATTGGAAGGGACCAATGTCATCGTTGCGAGTGATGAGATGTACGAAAAACTGATTTATGACGGTGAGTTTACCTCGGCCGCTGCGGTCAGTGATGATATGTTTCAACGTACTGTTACCATCAACGGTCTTTCAAAATCGGTAGCCATGACAGGATGGCGTTTTGGGTATATGGCTGCAGCCAATACCGAAATTATCCAAGCTACTAAAAAATTGCAAAGCCAAAGCACATCAAACATCAATTCGATCACTCAAAAAGCAGCCATTGTCGGACTTAACGGTGATGCAGATGCAGATATTGAAGCAATGCGTGTTCAGTTTAAAGCGCGTCGCGACGAAGCGGTTAAATTGTTTAACGAAGTTGAGGGGTTATCAGTCCTCTCTCCTGCGGGTGCATTTTACCTATTCGTGAACATCAAAGAGGTAAGCAATGATTCTATGCAATTTTGTAAAGAGTTACTCGAAGAACAAGGGATTGCAGTCGTACCGGGAGTAGGATTTGGTTCTGAGGGGTATTTCCGATTTAGTTTTGCAACCGATATCGAAAGTATTCGCGAGGGGATTAAACGTATCGCAACTTTTGTAGCAAATAAGAAATAG
- a CDS encoding GGDEF domain-containing phosphodiesterase, with the protein MNRFKNARLSTKLFFSLVITFLIIFATITFVTFVIVRDLTMNTQKEKAALLIDAVEPSISLSLFLGIKDMGDKLSSITRLDEVIALKISDNNGKNLLDYQQYTTSSPYESIKISKNLMEPSSLKPIGSITLTYSGEEFNKTMNRFYTLYGWMALSVFGILWLMLIWINRLLSPIKMIARKVRNFKPGEKITFDIPYAQREFTQIIHAFRVMQQSVWEYSQEIETINKNLEIKIAEQTHEATRHLYYDNLTTLPNRLKLQEDLSTKQSNTVAILNIDDFKEINDFFGIDAGDWLLSQIAHWLVEMKLSPYRLGGDEFAFRLKQGSTSAEFRHNIEMLLSLLSEKLFMISEETVHVRATVGIAIDSEKPLIHADVALNKARSAKQPYSVYDQSEGIEQQYQANIAMSARIRQALVEHRIVCQYQPIVSCSSGKIEKFETLVRIKNEDDSLIAPNDFLPIAQKTKLYHHITQEVVYQACNLFAARHEQFSVNLSGSDILDSRTVSTIENILRQTGTADRIIFEILESEGIDNFDEVASFISRMKALGAKIAIDDFGTGYSNFENILKLNVDILKIDGSLIKSIDENPRHRIVVEAIVDFAQRIGIDTVAEFVSSEEILQNVTDLGITYAQGFHTGKPQFLNQQLM; encoded by the coding sequence ATGAACCGTTTTAAAAATGCACGACTCTCAACCAAACTCTTTTTTAGTCTGGTGATCACTTTTCTCATCATCTTTGCAACCATTACTTTCGTAACTTTTGTAATCGTTCGTGATTTGACTATGAATACCCAAAAAGAGAAAGCCGCTTTATTGATTGATGCGGTTGAACCGTCCATCTCTTTATCCCTATTTTTAGGGATAAAAGATATGGGAGACAAACTCTCTTCTATCACACGTCTTGATGAAGTTATCGCGCTTAAAATATCTGATAATAATGGGAAAAATCTCCTCGATTATCAGCAATATACAACATCTTCTCCCTATGAATCCATCAAAATATCTAAAAATCTGATGGAACCCTCATCCCTTAAACCAATCGGTTCCATCACACTCACCTACTCGGGTGAAGAATTTAACAAAACCATGAATCGGTTTTATACCCTTTATGGATGGATGGCCCTGAGTGTTTTTGGAATCCTTTGGCTGATGCTCATTTGGATTAATCGACTCTTATCGCCGATTAAAATGATCGCTCGAAAAGTTCGAAACTTTAAACCGGGCGAAAAAATAACCTTTGACATCCCCTATGCCCAACGTGAATTTACTCAAATTATCCATGCATTTAGAGTAATGCAACAAAGTGTCTGGGAATATTCGCAAGAGATCGAAACGATTAATAAAAATCTTGAAATTAAAATTGCTGAGCAAACCCATGAAGCGACGCGGCACCTTTATTATGACAATCTCACGACCCTTCCAAATCGTCTTAAACTCCAAGAAGATTTATCGACAAAACAGAGTAATACGGTTGCTATTTTAAACATCGATGATTTTAAAGAGATCAATGATTTCTTCGGAATCGATGCAGGAGACTGGCTTCTCAGCCAAATCGCTCACTGGCTTGTCGAAATGAAACTCTCCCCTTATCGGCTCGGTGGTGATGAATTTGCATTTCGTCTAAAGCAGGGAAGCACATCAGCCGAGTTTCGCCATAACATCGAAATGCTCCTTTCCCTTTTAAGTGAAAAGCTTTTTATGATTTCAGAAGAAACGGTTCATGTCCGAGCTACCGTCGGTATTGCAATCGACAGCGAAAAACCGCTCATTCATGCCGATGTTGCGCTTAACAAAGCACGAAGCGCAAAACAACCGTATTCCGTGTATGACCAATCTGAGGGAATTGAACAACAATATCAAGCCAACATTGCGATGTCTGCTCGCATCCGTCAGGCTTTAGTCGAACACCGAATTGTTTGTCAGTATCAACCTATCGTCTCCTGCAGCAGCGGTAAAATCGAGAAATTCGAGACCTTGGTACGGATTAAAAACGAGGACGATTCACTGATTGCTCCCAATGATTTTCTACCAATTGCCCAAAAAACCAAACTCTACCATCACATTACTCAAGAAGTTGTTTATCAAGCATGTAACCTCTTTGCGGCACGGCATGAGCAATTTTCGGTTAATCTCTCCGGTAGTGATATTTTAGATAGCAGAACCGTATCGACGATCGAAAATATTCTCCGCCAAACCGGTACAGCCGATCGGATAATTTTTGAAATTTTAGAGTCTGAGGGTATTGATAATTTCGATGAAGTTGCTTCGTTTATCTCTCGGATGAAAGCACTGGGAGCAAAGATCGCTATCGACGATTTTGGAACAGGCTATTCTAACTTCGAAAACATTCTCAAACTCAACGTTGATATTCTCAAAATCGACGGTTCACTCATCAAGTCAATCGATGAAAATCCGCGCCATCGAATTGTCGTTGAAGCAATTGTTGACTTTGCCCAGCGTATCGGAATCGATACGGTTGCCGAATTTGTATCTTCCGAAGAAATTTTACAAAATGTAACCGATTTGGGCATTACCTATGCACAGGGATTTCATACGGGAAAACCGCAGTTTTTAAATCAACAACTGATGTAA